The following coding sequences are from one Nilaparvata lugens isolate BPH chromosome 4, ASM1435652v1, whole genome shotgun sequence window:
- the LOC120350989 gene encoding prolyl 4-hydroxylase subunit alpha-2-like, with translation MELRFGMCVLLLSATGIVNGDLYTALIDLEALVETEAVLLSELDNYIGATERRLSQLRRLAAEYSREHSEAIADVSAYLHNPINAYRLIKRLTIDWKHVESLMDDFGEKEWLERRGRLMLPSEEDLVGAVSGLLRLQDTYQLDTASLARGQLNGVQYTTHLTADDCFQIGRISCVNLDHYHTVLWMSEALKLYHHEDNVKRYHQEDNIKRYHHEDNIKLYHHEDNVRRREILECLTYSTYKQGNVRSALQLNDELLSIAPKHLFALSNRTIYLADIEKGTEQVAENLLDEYTELYYQLCRDALSPSPQVLSQLKCQYVHRNQPFLRIAPLKEEEAYLDPRIVLYRDVIYDGEIDVIKKLALPRLQRATVRASKRAVVIPVSHRISKSAVLLFAEHPSIERLNRRIEMMTSLTMAYSPLLHVVNYGIGGYYKPHWDFAQGPHRNIVIYGDNIRDGNRVATVLSYMSDVAQGGATVFPYLNVTVQPKKGTALVWYNMHLSGEGDLATMHAACPVLVGCKWVTNKWVNERGQEFRRPCALHRQTRYSTNWYS, from the coding sequence ATGGAGTTGCGTTTTGGAATGTGTGTGTTACTGCTCAGTGCAACGGGAATCGTGAATGGTGATCTGTATACAGCTCTGATCGATCTGGAAGCATTAGTTGAAACAGAGGCTGTACTCCTCAGTGAACTGGACAATTACATTGGTGCAACAGAGCGTCGGCTGTCACAACTCAGAAGACTTGCAGCTGAATACAGCAGAGAACACAGTGAGGCGATTGCAGATGTGAGCGCCTACCTTCACAATCCAATCAACGCATATCGGCTCATCAAACGGCTCACCATCGACTGGAAACACGTGGAATCGTTGATGGACGATTTCGGTGAAAAGGAATGGTTGGAGAGAAGGGGGCGGTTGATGTTACCGTCGGAGGAGGATTTGGTGGGGGCGGTGTCGGGTCTGTTGCGACTCCAGGACACCTATCAGCTGGACACCGCCTCCCTGGCCCGGGGGCAGCTCAATGGTGTCCAGTACACCACTCACCTAACAGCTGACGACTGTTTCCAGATAGGTAGAATATCGTGCGTCAATCTCGACCACTATCACACAGTGCTGTGGATGTCTGAAGCTCTCAAACTATATCATCACGAGGATAACGTCAAACGATATCATCAAGAGGATAACATCAAACGATATCATCACGAGGATAACATAAAACTATATCATCACGAGGATAACGTCAGACGAAGAGAGATACTAGAGTGCCTGACATACTCTACATACAAGCAGGGCAACGTGCGATCTGCATTGCAGCTCAATGATGAATTGCTGAGCATTGCCCCCAAACATCTGTTTGCACTTAGTAACCGCACGATCTACCTGGCAGACATCGAAAAAGGCACAGAACAAGTTGCTGAAAATCTGCTAGATGAGTATACAGAGCTCTACTATCAGCTGTGTCGCGACGccctctctccctctccccAAGTGCTCTCTCAACTCAAATGTCAGTACGTCCACAGAAACCAACCTTTCCTCAGGATCGCGCCGTTGAAAGAGGAAGAGGCCTATCTAGACCCGAGGATAGTTTTGTATCGTGACGTCATCTACGACGGCGAGATAGATGTCATCAAGAAATTGGCTTTGCCTAGGTTACAACGTGCTACTGTCAGGGCATCTAAGAGAGCCGTCGTGATTCCAGTCAGCCATAGGATTAGCAAGTCAGCAGTTCTGCTCTTTGCCGAACACCCATCCATCGAGCGACTGAACCGGCGTATCGAGATGATGACCTCACTTACCATGGCCTACTCACCATTACTACATGTTGTCAACTACGGCATAGGAGGTTACTACAAGCCACATTGGGACTTTGCCCAAGGACCACATAGGAACATAGTGATTTACGGGGACAATATACGCGATGGGAATAGAGTAGCTACGGTGTTGTCGTATATGAGTGACGTGGCACAGGGTGGGGCCACAGTGTTCCCATACCTAAATGTGACCGTTCAGCCGAAGAAGGGAACAGCGCTAGTCTGGTACAACATGCATCTGAGTGGAGAGGGAGACTTGGCAACTATGCATGCCGCCTGTCCTGTCCTCGTCGGATGCAAGTGGGTCACTAATAAGTGGGTCAACGAGCGAGGTCAGGAGTTCAGACGGCCGTGTGCACTGCACAGACAGACTCGTTATTCAACAAACTGGTACAGCTAA